In a genomic window of Melopsittacus undulatus isolate bMelUnd1 chromosome 1, bMelUnd1.mat.Z, whole genome shotgun sequence:
- the LOC115947229 gene encoding uncharacterized protein isoform X1 → MQICRKMSPIALKMCFWLRDLAGAKLVGGLEGTREGGLSRSRDRLNVRGCGSPAPHPAHPTRAGRGLGGLQLISNKILPVLITSLPRFLSGAAGPREAEQSRAESVRSSLPVQLPLVATRLPPPHRELIDGPLGRWVPPAGPVPLQPGAGVQQQFPLLSVCQLTACAASYLGPHPFPQSPAKQRERRKKHPRKCKVESDPLPI, encoded by the exons ATGCAGATCTGCCGTAAAATGAGCCCCATCGCgctgaaaatgtgcttttggCTGCGAGACCTCGCTGGAGCTAAATTAGTAGGAGGGCTGGAAGGAACCAGGGAGGGAG ggctgAGCCGCTCTCGGGATCGTTTAAATGTACGAGGCTGCGGCTCTCCCGCCCCGCATCCAGCACATCCTACGCGGGCTGGGCGGGGGCTCGGCGGGCTTCAG tTAATAAGCAATAAGATACTCCCGGTATTGATTACATCCCTGCCACGGTTCCTCAGCGGCGCG GCTGGGCCCAGAGAAGCCGAGCAGAGCCGAGCCGAGTCGGTCCGCTCCAGTCTGCCTGTCCAACTGCCACTCGTCGCAACTCGACTTCCACCTCCCCACCGGGAGCTAATTGATGGCCCATTAGGGAGGTGGGTGCCGCCAG CCGGACCCGTTCCCCTCCAGCCGGGAGCTGGTGTACAGCAGCAATTCCCacttctgtctgtctgtcagCTGACGGCCTGCGCTGCAAGTTACCTCGGTCCTCATCCCTTCCCCCAGTCTCCAGCTAAACAAAG GGAGCGAAGAAAAAAGCACCCCAGGAAGTGCAAAGTGGAAAGCGACCCTCTTCCTATCTGA
- the LOC115947229 gene encoding uncharacterized protein isoform X2: protein MSPIALKMCFWLRDLAGAKLVGGLEGTREGGLSRSRDRLNVRGCGSPAPHPAHPTRAGRGLGGLQLISNKILPVLITSLPRFLSGAAGPREAEQSRAESVRSSLPVQLPLVATRLPPPHRELIDGPLGRWVPPAGPVPLQPGAGVQQQFPLLSVCQLTACAASYLGPHPFPQSPAKQRERRKKHPRKCKVESDPLPI from the exons ATGAGCCCCATCGCgctgaaaatgtgcttttggCTGCGAGACCTCGCTGGAGCTAAATTAGTAGGAGGGCTGGAAGGAACCAGGGAGGGAG ggctgAGCCGCTCTCGGGATCGTTTAAATGTACGAGGCTGCGGCTCTCCCGCCCCGCATCCAGCACATCCTACGCGGGCTGGGCGGGGGCTCGGCGGGCTTCAG tTAATAAGCAATAAGATACTCCCGGTATTGATTACATCCCTGCCACGGTTCCTCAGCGGCGCG GCTGGGCCCAGAGAAGCCGAGCAGAGCCGAGCCGAGTCGGTCCGCTCCAGTCTGCCTGTCCAACTGCCACTCGTCGCAACTCGACTTCCACCTCCCCACCGGGAGCTAATTGATGGCCCATTAGGGAGGTGGGTGCCGCCAG CCGGACCCGTTCCCCTCCAGCCGGGAGCTGGTGTACAGCAGCAATTCCCacttctgtctgtctgtcagCTGACGGCCTGCGCTGCAAGTTACCTCGGTCCTCATCCCTTCCCCCAGTCTCCAGCTAAACAAAG GGAGCGAAGAAAAAAGCACCCCAGGAAGTGCAAAGTGGAAAGCGACCCTCTTCCTATCTGA
- the LOC115947229 gene encoding uncharacterized protein isoform X3: MQICRKMSPIALKMCFWLRDLAGAKLVGGLEGTREGGLSRSRDRLNVRGCGSPAPHPAHPTRAGRGLGGLQLISNKILPVLITSLPRFLSGAAGPREAEQSRAESVRSSLPVQLPLVATRLPPPHRELIDGPLGSRTRSPPAGSWCTAAIPTSVCLSADGLRCKLPRSSSLPPVSS, encoded by the exons ATGCAGATCTGCCGTAAAATGAGCCCCATCGCgctgaaaatgtgcttttggCTGCGAGACCTCGCTGGAGCTAAATTAGTAGGAGGGCTGGAAGGAACCAGGGAGGGAG ggctgAGCCGCTCTCGGGATCGTTTAAATGTACGAGGCTGCGGCTCTCCCGCCCCGCATCCAGCACATCCTACGCGGGCTGGGCGGGGGCTCGGCGGGCTTCAG tTAATAAGCAATAAGATACTCCCGGTATTGATTACATCCCTGCCACGGTTCCTCAGCGGCGCG GCTGGGCCCAGAGAAGCCGAGCAGAGCCGAGCCGAGTCGGTCCGCTCCAGTCTGCCTGTCCAACTGCCACTCGTCGCAACTCGACTTCCACCTCCCCACCGGGAGCTAATTGATGGCCCATTAGGGAG CCGGACCCGTTCCCCTCCAGCCGGGAGCTGGTGTACAGCAGCAATTCCCacttctgtctgtctgtcagCTGACGGCCTGCGCTGCAAGTTACCTCGGTCCTCATCCCTTCCCCCAGTCTCCAGCTAA